One window of the Enterobacter huaxiensis genome contains the following:
- the glnP gene encoding glutamine ABC transporter permease GlnP: protein MQFDWSAIWPAIPLLLEGAKMTLWISVLGLVGGLIIGLVAGFARTYGGWIANHIALVFIEVIRGTPIVVQVMFIYFALPMAFNDLRIDPFSAAVVTIMINSGAYIAEITRGAVLSIHKGFSEAGLALGLSRRETIRHVILPLALRRMLPPLGNQWIISIKDTSLFIVIGVAELTRQGQEIIAGNFRALEIWSAVAVVYLIITLVLSFVLRRLERRMKIL from the coding sequence ATGCAGTTTGACTGGAGCGCCATCTGGCCTGCCATTCCTCTCTTGCTTGAAGGCGCCAAAATGACCTTATGGATTTCGGTCCTGGGTCTGGTTGGCGGGTTGATTATCGGCCTTGTCGCCGGTTTTGCCCGCACCTACGGTGGCTGGATTGCAAACCACATCGCACTGGTTTTCATCGAAGTGATCCGCGGCACCCCGATTGTCGTGCAGGTCATGTTCATCTACTTTGCCCTGCCAATGGCCTTCAACGACCTGCGCATTGACCCGTTCAGCGCCGCCGTCGTGACCATTATGATCAACTCAGGCGCCTACATCGCTGAAATTACGCGCGGTGCGGTTCTGTCGATTCATAAAGGTTTCAGCGAAGCGGGCCTGGCGTTAGGGCTGTCGCGTCGCGAAACGATCCGCCACGTTATCCTGCCTCTGGCGCTGCGCCGCATGCTGCCACCGCTGGGTAACCAGTGGATCATCAGTATCAAAGATACGTCGCTGTTTATCGTTATCGGCGTGGCTGAACTGACCCGTCAGGGCCAGGAGATCATCGCTGGCAACTTCCGCGCGCTGGAAATCTGGAGTGCGGTCGCCGTTGTCTACCTGATCATCACGCTGGTTCTGAGCTTTGTTCTGCGTCGTCTTGAAAGAAGGATGAAAATCCTGTGA
- the glnQ gene encoding glutamine ABC transporter ATP-binding protein GlnQ, whose amino-acid sequence MIEFKNVSKHFGPTQVLHNIDLNIKQGEVVVIIGPSGSGKSTLLRCINKLEEITSGDLIVDGLKVNDAKVDERLIRQEAGMVFQQFYLFPHLTALENVMFGPLRVRGANKAAAEALAKDLLAKVGLAERAHHYPSELSGGQQQRVAIARALAVKPKMMLFDEPTSALDPELRHEVLKVMQDLAEEGMTMVIVTHEIGFAEKVASRLIFIDKGRIAEDGNPQALIANPPSQRLQEFLQHVS is encoded by the coding sequence GTGATTGAATTTAAAAACGTTTCCAAGCACTTCGGACCAACCCAGGTGCTGCACAATATCGATTTAAACATAAAGCAGGGTGAAGTGGTGGTGATTATCGGGCCTTCCGGTTCCGGTAAGTCAACCCTGCTGCGCTGCATTAACAAGCTGGAAGAGATAACCAGCGGCGATCTGATTGTTGATGGCCTGAAGGTGAATGACGCGAAGGTGGACGAGCGTCTGATCCGTCAGGAAGCCGGCATGGTGTTCCAGCAGTTTTACCTGTTCCCGCACCTGACGGCGCTGGAGAACGTGATGTTTGGCCCGCTGCGCGTGCGCGGTGCCAACAAGGCGGCGGCCGAAGCGCTGGCGAAAGATCTGCTGGCGAAGGTTGGCCTCGCGGAGCGTGCGCACCACTACCCTTCCGAACTGTCCGGCGGACAACAGCAGCGCGTGGCGATTGCCCGTGCGCTGGCGGTTAAGCCGAAGATGATGCTGTTTGACGAGCCAACGTCGGCACTCGACCCAGAGCTGCGTCATGAGGTGCTGAAGGTTATGCAGGATCTGGCCGAAGAAGGGATGACGATGGTGATCGTGACCCACGAAATCGGCTTTGCTGAGAAAGTGGCTTCCCGTCTGATCTTTATCGACAAAGGCCGTATCGCCGAAGACGGTAATCCGCAGGCGCTGATCGCCAATCCGCCGAGCCAGCGTCTGCAGGAGTTCCTGCAGCACGTCTCCTGA
- the ybiO gene encoding mechanosensitive channel protein, protein MPWILLLLLSLFSAPSLAVAIPGVTTGTTATQENTPPPEPDVEQKKAAYSALADVLENDTSRQELIGQLRKVAATPPQEPVPTITPPEVEEQKTVLENVTDIGRHYGDELSSRFAQLYRNLIGSPHKPFNPQTFSTAATQFLMLAGAVFIFYWLLRLCAWPLYRKMGQWGRKKNQQKSSWLHLPATIAGAFIIDLLLLALTLAVGQVLADRLNDGNRTIAFQQALFLNAFALIEFFKALLRLIFCPRVPELRPFNIKDDSAKYWAVRLSVLSGLIGYGLLVAVPIISNQVNVQFGALANVLIMLCITVWALYLIFHNKKAITESLLHLADRSLSFFSLFIRAFALVWHWLASAYFIVLCFFSLFDPGNSLKFMMGATFKSLAIIGIAAFVSGLLSRWISKTVTLSPQVQRNYPELQKRVNGWMSVSLKVARILTVCVAIMLLLNAWGLFDFWNWLHNGAGEKTVDILIRIALILFFSAVGWTLLASLIENRLVSDIHGRPLPSARARTLLTLFRNALAVIISTITIMIVLSEIGVNIAPLLAGAGALGLAISFGSQTLVKDIITGIFIQFENGMNTGDLVTIGPLTGTVERMSIRSVGVRQDTGAYHIIPWSSITTFANFVRGIGSVVANYDVDRHEDADKAKQALRDAVEELMQMDDIRGLVIGEPSFAGIVGLTNTAFTLRVSFTTQPLKQWTVRFALDSMVKKHFDLAEVRMPVQTYQVLPSPSAQLPPQEPTL, encoded by the coding sequence GTGCCGTGGATCCTGTTGCTGTTACTGAGCCTGTTTAGTGCGCCATCGCTCGCCGTTGCGATCCCCGGCGTCACGACCGGAACCACCGCTACGCAAGAAAATACGCCGCCCCCGGAACCCGACGTCGAACAGAAAAAAGCCGCCTACAGCGCCCTTGCCGATGTGCTTGAGAACGATACGTCCCGGCAGGAGCTGATTGGTCAACTGCGTAAAGTCGCCGCAACGCCGCCGCAGGAGCCTGTGCCCACCATTACTCCCCCGGAAGTCGAAGAACAAAAAACGGTGCTGGAAAATGTCACCGACATAGGCCGCCATTATGGAGACGAACTCTCCTCCCGCTTTGCCCAGCTGTACCGCAATCTGATAGGTTCGCCGCACAAGCCGTTTAACCCCCAAACCTTCTCCACGGCCGCCACGCAGTTTTTGATGCTGGCGGGCGCGGTCTTTATTTTTTACTGGCTGTTGCGGCTCTGTGCGTGGCCGCTGTACCGCAAAATGGGGCAATGGGGGCGCAAAAAAAATCAGCAAAAAAGCAGCTGGCTGCATCTACCCGCGACGATCGCCGGAGCCTTTATTATCGATTTGCTGCTGCTGGCGCTGACGCTGGCGGTAGGACAGGTGCTGGCCGATCGTCTCAACGACGGCAACAGAACCATCGCTTTCCAGCAGGCGCTGTTTCTGAACGCCTTTGCCCTGATCGAGTTCTTTAAGGCGCTGCTGCGGCTCATCTTTTGCCCGCGCGTGCCGGAGCTGCGCCCTTTCAACATCAAAGATGACAGTGCAAAATACTGGGCCGTACGGTTAAGCGTGCTTAGCGGCCTCATTGGCTACGGCCTGCTGGTTGCGGTGCCGATTATATCTAACCAGGTGAACGTGCAGTTTGGCGCGCTGGCAAACGTGCTGATCATGCTCTGCATTACCGTCTGGGCGCTGTATCTGATTTTCCACAATAAAAAGGCGATCACCGAGAGCCTGCTCCATCTGGCCGACCGCTCCCTCTCCTTCTTCAGCCTGTTTATCCGCGCCTTCGCACTGGTGTGGCACTGGCTGGCAAGCGCTTACTTCATCGTGCTGTGCTTCTTCTCGCTGTTCGATCCGGGCAACAGCCTGAAGTTTATGATGGGGGCGACGTTCAAAAGCCTGGCGATTATTGGCATTGCGGCGTTTGTCTCCGGCCTGCTCTCCCGCTGGATCTCAAAAACAGTCACGCTGTCACCGCAGGTACAGCGGAACTACCCGGAACTGCAAAAACGGGTCAACGGCTGGATGTCGGTCTCGCTGAAAGTGGCGCGTATCCTGACGGTCTGCGTGGCGATTATGCTGCTGCTGAACGCCTGGGGACTGTTTGACTTCTGGAACTGGCTGCACAACGGCGCGGGGGAGAAGACCGTTGATATCCTGATCCGCATTGCGCTGATCCTGTTCTTCTCTGCCGTCGGCTGGACGCTGCTGGCGAGCCTTATCGAAAACCGCCTGGTCTCCGACATTCACGGCAGGCCGCTGCCGAGCGCCCGCGCGCGCACGCTGTTAACCCTTTTCCGCAACGCGCTGGCGGTGATTATCAGTACTATCACCATCATGATTGTGCTTTCGGAAATCGGCGTGAATATCGCCCCGCTGCTGGCGGGTGCGGGTGCGCTGGGGCTGGCCATTTCCTTCGGCTCGCAAACGCTGGTGAAGGATATTATCACCGGCATCTTTATTCAGTTTGAGAACGGCATGAATACGGGCGACCTGGTGACCATCGGCCCGCTGACGGGTACGGTTGAGCGGATGTCCATTCGCTCGGTCGGCGTGCGTCAGGATACCGGGGCATACCACATCATTCCGTGGTCATCGATTACCACCTTCGCCAACTTTGTGCGCGGGATTGGCTCCGTGGTGGCGAATTACGATGTCGATCGCCATGAGGATGCCGATAAAGCGAAGCAGGCGTTGAGGGATGCGGTAGAAGAGTTAATGCAGATGGACGACATACGCGGGCTGGTCATCGGTGAACCGTCGTTTGCCGGAATTGTCGGGTTAACCAATACCGCCTTTACCCTGCGCGTGTCGTTCACCACCCAGCCGCTGAAGCAGTGGACGGTGCGCTTTGCGCTCGACAGCATGGTGAAAAAACACTTTGATCTGGCAGAGGTAAGGATGCCGGTGCAGACGTATCAGGTGCTGCCTTCGCCGAGCGCACAGCTTCCCCCGCAGGAGCCAACCTTATAG
- the rlmF gene encoding 23S rRNA (adenine(1618)-N(6))-methyltransferase RlmF translates to MTAQKPGLHPRNRHRSRYDMKALCLSCPQLQDFIVQTPAGEPSVNFADPLAVKTLNKALLAHFYGVTHWDIPEGFLCPPVPGRADYVHHLADLLAEGNEGVVPQQATILDIGTGANLIYPLIGAHEYQWRFTGSEIGAEAFASAQAIINGNPGLTRSIRLRRQKDAGSIFNGIIHKNEQYDATMCNPPFHDSAAAAREGSERKRRNLGQAEDAALNFGGQQHELWCEGGEVAFILRMIEESKTFGRQVKWFTTLVSRGDNLPPLYRALTEAGAVKVVKKEMAQGQKQSRFIAWSFMENNKRRK, encoded by the coding sequence ATGACTGCCCAAAAGCCGGGATTGCACCCGCGTAACCGCCACCGTAGCCGCTATGACATGAAAGCGCTGTGCCTGAGCTGCCCTCAGCTGCAGGATTTTATTGTCCAGACCCCTGCAGGCGAGCCTTCGGTTAACTTTGCCGATCCTCTGGCGGTTAAAACGCTGAACAAAGCGCTGCTGGCGCATTTTTATGGCGTGACGCACTGGGACATTCCTGAAGGCTTTCTCTGCCCGCCGGTCCCCGGCCGCGCGGACTACGTCCATCATCTTGCCGACCTTCTTGCTGAAGGGAATGAGGGCGTAGTTCCACAGCAGGCGACCATTCTGGACATCGGCACCGGGGCAAACCTGATTTACCCGCTGATTGGCGCCCATGAATACCAGTGGCGTTTTACCGGCAGCGAAATTGGCGCAGAGGCCTTCGCCAGCGCGCAGGCGATTATCAATGGAAACCCAGGCCTAACCCGATCGATCCGTTTACGTCGCCAAAAAGATGCGGGCTCAATCTTCAACGGCATTATCCACAAGAACGAACAATACGATGCCACCATGTGCAACCCGCCGTTCCATGATTCAGCCGCGGCGGCCCGCGAGGGCAGCGAGCGCAAGCGTAGAAACCTGGGTCAGGCTGAGGATGCCGCGTTGAACTTCGGCGGCCAGCAGCACGAGCTCTGGTGCGAGGGGGGTGAAGTGGCGTTTATCCTGCGGATGATTGAGGAAAGCAAGACGTTTGGCCGTCAGGTGAAATGGTTCACTACGCTGGTCTCGCGCGGGGACAACCTGCCGCCGCTGTATCGCGCGTTAACTGAAGCTGGCGCGGTGAAAGTGGTGAAAAAAGAGATGGCGCAGGGGCAGAAGCAGAGCCGCTTTATTGCCTGGTCGTTTATGGAAAACAATAAACGCCGCAAGTAG
- the mcbA gene encoding DUF1471 family periplasmic protein McbA — MKKYLTLVVLAGALATASFSAWSVQSLNESTDTSQLRPAGTVSVSRATNLDDLQDKLAEKARQEGAKGFVVNSAGGDNHMYGTATIYK; from the coding sequence ATGAAAAAATACCTGACCCTTGTTGTACTCGCTGGCGCGCTGGCTACGGCGTCGTTTTCTGCCTGGTCAGTTCAGTCGTTGAACGAAAGCACTGACACCAGCCAGCTCCGCCCGGCCGGTACCGTCTCCGTAAGCCGTGCCACCAACCTCGACGATCTCCAGGATAAGCTGGCAGAAAAAGCCCGCCAGGAAGGTGCAAAAGGCTTCGTGGTGAACTCCGCTGGCGGGGATAACCACATGTATGGCACAGCAACCATCTACAAGTAG
- a CDS encoding DksA/TraR family C4-type zinc finger protein: MASGWANDDAVNEQINSTIEDAVARVRGELPHGESLHECEECGDPIPEARRKAVPGVRLCITCQQNKDSQNSSYAGYNRRGSKDSQLR, translated from the coding sequence ATGGCTTCCGGTTGGGCAAATGACGATGCCGTCAACGAACAGATCAACAGTACAATTGAAGATGCCGTCGCCCGCGTTCGCGGTGAATTACCGCACGGCGAAAGTTTGCATGAATGCGAAGAGTGCGGCGATCCCATCCCCGAGGCTCGACGTAAAGCCGTTCCGGGCGTGCGGCTATGCATCACCTGCCAGCAGAATAAAGATTCACAAAATTCTTCCTATGCAGGATATAATCGCAGGGGATCGAAAGACAGCCAGCTACGTTGA
- the ybiJ gene encoding DUF1471 family protein YbiJ, which yields MKTIKYAVAAVALSALSFGAFAAEAVSTAQAQSMNKIGVVSAEGATTLDGLEAKLAEKAAAAGASGYTITSANTNNKLSGTAVIYK from the coding sequence ATGAAAACCATTAAATATGCTGTTGCTGCTGTTGCCCTGTCCGCTCTGTCTTTTGGCGCATTTGCTGCAGAAGCGGTATCGACCGCTCAGGCACAGAGCATGAATAAAATCGGCGTGGTGAGTGCAGAAGGCGCAACCACGCTGGACGGTCTGGAAGCCAAACTGGCTGAGAAAGCGGCTGCTGCCGGTGCAAGCGGGTATACCATCACCTCTGCAAACACCAATAACAAACTGAGCGGTACTGCGGTTATCTACAAATAA
- the ybiB gene encoding DNA-binding protein YbiB, translating to MDYRKIIKEVGRGKNHARDLDRETARALYTHMLNGEVPDLETGGILIALRIKGEGEAEMRGFYEAMQKQTLRLTLPVAKPMPIVIPSYNGARKQANLTPLLAILLHKIGFPVVVHGVSEDPTRVLTETIFELLGIEPTLHAGQAQAKLDGHQPVYIPVGALCPPLEKQLDMRWRMGVRNSAHTLAKLATPFAEDAALRLSSVSHPEYVTRVGKFFEEIGGRALLMHGTEGEVYANPQRCPQLTLIDAAGTRVVLERGEENSDVILPDAKDPQTTARWIEQCLSGNVPVPRSIKLQMACCLLATGEVETVEAGLARVAESF from the coding sequence GTGGATTATCGCAAAATTATCAAAGAGGTAGGGCGCGGAAAAAACCACGCCCGCGACCTGGATCGGGAAACGGCCCGTGCGCTGTACACGCATATGTTGAACGGCGAGGTCCCGGACCTCGAAACAGGCGGTATTCTGATTGCGCTTCGCATCAAAGGGGAAGGCGAAGCTGAGATGCGCGGTTTTTATGAGGCGATGCAGAAACAAACGCTGCGCCTGACCCTGCCGGTAGCGAAACCGATGCCGATTGTTATCCCCAGCTATAACGGCGCGCGTAAACAGGCGAACCTGACGCCGCTGCTGGCTATTTTGCTGCATAAAATCGGGTTTCCGGTTGTTGTACACGGCGTCAGCGAAGATCCGACACGCGTTCTGACAGAAACCATTTTTGAACTGTTGGGCATTGAGCCGACCCTGCATGCCGGGCAGGCGCAGGCTAAGCTCGACGGGCATCAGCCGGTCTATATTCCGGTTGGCGCACTGTGCCCACCGCTGGAAAAGCAGCTGGATATGCGCTGGCGGATGGGGGTGCGTAACAGCGCTCACACGCTGGCAAAGCTGGCGACGCCGTTTGCTGAAGATGCGGCGCTGCGCCTGTCCAGCGTGTCGCACCCGGAGTACGTCACGCGCGTCGGCAAATTCTTTGAGGAAATTGGCGGCCGAGCGCTGTTGATGCACGGGACCGAAGGGGAGGTGTATGCCAATCCGCAGCGCTGCCCGCAGCTGACGCTGATTGACGCCGCTGGTACGCGCGTAGTGCTTGAGCGTGGGGAGGAAAATAGCGATGTGATCCTGCCAGACGCGAAAGATCCGCAAACCACCGCGCGCTGGATCGAACAATGCCTGTCCGGGAATGTGCCCGTCCCGCGATCCATCAAGCTACAGATGGCCTGCTGTTTACTGGCAACCGGTGAAGTGGAAACGGTGGAAGCCGGGCTTGCGCGCGTGGCGGAGTCGTTTTAG
- a CDS encoding fimbrial protein — protein MNKIASGLFIAAMVGCSASTFAATNGEGQINFTGEIIDSACQVVNGLSNPLHVQLGKVSKTVFTGAGSTSTLTKFDIQLKDCPETVTSAAINFGGTPDANNNSTLALTPDADAATGVAIQLVDAAEQPVSLYTPTQQYPLASGTAVNDLEFGARYIQTDAAVTAGPANSVSTFTVIYN, from the coding sequence ATGAACAAGATCGCATCAGGTTTATTCATCGCTGCAATGGTCGGATGTTCAGCATCCACATTTGCGGCAACAAACGGCGAAGGCCAAATAAACTTCACCGGTGAAATTATCGATTCCGCTTGCCAGGTCGTTAATGGGTTAAGTAATCCATTACATGTTCAGCTAGGCAAAGTGTCTAAAACCGTATTTACCGGTGCAGGTTCCACCAGCACATTAACGAAGTTTGATATTCAGCTTAAAGATTGCCCGGAAACGGTGACCTCTGCAGCCATTAACTTCGGCGGAACGCCAGACGCCAACAATAACTCCACGCTGGCATTAACGCCCGACGCGGATGCGGCAACGGGTGTGGCTATTCAACTGGTTGACGCAGCGGAACAGCCTGTGAGTTTATACACGCCGACTCAACAATACCCGTTAGCCTCCGGTACGGCGGTTAACGACCTGGAGTTTGGCGCGCGTTATATTCAAACCGATGCCGCGGTTACCGCAGGCCCGGCAAACTCTGTATCGACCTTCACCGTTATCTATAACTGA
- a CDS encoding fimbrial biogenesis chaperone, producing MRHGYLLSTLILVAATAHAGVIINGTRLVYHGDKKESSLGLSNPDATDYLVQSWVDSGGKNTAKAPFLITPPLFRLDAKEDNVLRVVRTGGNLPEDRESLYWLNIKAIPSSKHVEGVNTLQIAINTRIKLLYRPPAVIGKPEDVADKLEWHREGNDLVVNNPTRFYMNFQKVTLSGHKVDKATWAAPKTETHFVLPGNVSGTNIAYSIITDYGSISQTWSTSVH from the coding sequence ATGCGCCACGGCTATTTACTGAGCACACTTATACTGGTTGCCGCGACTGCACATGCAGGCGTCATTATTAATGGCACACGTCTGGTATACCACGGTGATAAAAAGGAATCCTCTCTTGGTCTTTCAAACCCGGATGCGACGGATTATCTGGTACAGTCCTGGGTCGATTCTGGCGGTAAAAATACGGCCAAAGCCCCCTTTCTCATCACGCCACCGCTTTTTCGCCTCGATGCGAAAGAGGATAACGTGCTGCGCGTCGTGCGCACCGGCGGCAATTTACCCGAAGACCGCGAATCCCTGTACTGGCTGAACATCAAAGCGATTCCATCCTCAAAGCACGTTGAGGGGGTAAACACCCTGCAAATTGCGATTAATACCCGCATTAAACTGCTGTATCGCCCGCCAGCGGTAATAGGCAAACCTGAAGACGTGGCCGACAAGCTTGAATGGCATCGCGAAGGCAACGATCTGGTCGTGAATAATCCGACGCGTTTCTATATGAATTTCCAGAAGGTGACGCTTAGCGGCCATAAAGTGGATAAAGCCACCTGGGCTGCGCCAAAAACGGAAACTCACTTCGTATTACCTGGCAACGTCAGCGGGACGAATATCGCGTATTCCATTATTACGGATTACGGCAGCATCAGCCAGACCTGGTCAACTTCCGTTCATTAA